Within Gambusia affinis linkage group LG01, SWU_Gaff_1.0, whole genome shotgun sequence, the genomic segment caatgacatcagactcttttttttcttttttcaacatATCTTGAGGCTTTAAATGAAGGCTAGAATTTGTATTCATCGTTAGTTTTGTTTCCTAATAATCACaaaattggttaaaaataaaaacaaaacaacaaaaaacaacaggcaaaaaaacaaacaaacaaacaaaacatttgtggcGAAATGTCGTATTGCAGTTGAGTCATTCAGTTCCTCAGTGAAATAGGCTAAAGACTGTTTCTCACAGTCATATAACCACACAGTGAAGCCcaccacacagacacacacacacaaaagaggAAGAGACGTCGCCCACAAACAACAGACACAGACAGTGGCATCATGGGTAAGATCCCAGCAAATGATCTTCTGAAGTGTCAAATTGGGTACAAGTCGAGACATGTTGTTCGACACGAGATGAGTCACACGCACCCACAGACACATGTGAAACACAGATATACACACCATGTCATCTTAGCGGGGTGGGTTTCATGCACTAGGTGGAGATATTGAGTTGTCTCGTTCACGACTCATGTCTGTTTATGTTGAGATGTTGATTTAGTGTTTTACAACTGGACTTAACCAGAACGTGTCTTCTGTTTGggacataaaacaaaagaaacggACGTTAGAATTTTGCAAtctctaaaactaaaacatatcaAACAGACACCTGTCATGTTTTCAGTATtggaaatataatataataagtTGATTGCTATTTTAACACTAGCAGTACTaacaaaagagacatttttggcACATCCGCTACACCAAGATGTTTCAATTTTTTGATCTCCTGCATTAACAATTTAGTTAAGATGTAATTCAGGACACTTCATAGCGGTTAAACTACTAAAATGTCGTAACAGCTGGCAAAGCTTAAGTAGTTGACCCAGCCTTgtagaaaaccaaaaatcaaaAGCACCCAGAGGCTCCTCTGAGGCCACCTAGGAGCCTGCTGGCTGACCTCTAGCCCTGTCAAGAGGACCCTTAACTTTCCCTCTTGGAATCTGCATGAGCGGCAAGGCTGTAAACCGCAGGCCTGATGCCATGAAACCGAAGAAGCTGCTGAAAAGCCAAACCTGGCTTCAGACGTACGTCCTGCAGACAAGCGGCGGGGATCAACAGAGGCCAAGCGGCACTCGAACCCTGTGATATTTGACCAGGCTCGACACATCTGCGTGCGCCGGTCCATCCTGCCGCGCCTGCTGCACACCTCGCACCCACGCCCAAGGGGGCCGAGATAAGTGGTCCCTTgctataaatacaaaaagtgcTGTGAAAGCCTGGAGGGAGCCAAGAAAGACCAGACAGGGTGAGAAGGAtggcataaaaacataaacacctGTTAATAAGGTGTCACACGGGAGGTCACAGAAAAGGAAAGTTCATTCTGGACCGTCTGAAACATCCTAAATGCACACGTCCGAAGATCTTACTTGAGTttcagaagttttattttatttttttatcgtGTTCCTGCCTTTCTATATCTGTCCATCTGTCTCCTCGTCCTTATCCGCCCCTCCCTGACGCCCTCTCTGGTTCTCAAAGAAACAGGTGTGAGGACTGccttcacaaacacacacacacacacacacacacacgtatgtAAGCCATTCCCTCACCAGAACCTGTGGCCAAAGTATGCAGAACATTTCCTTCTGTCTTAGTGGCAGCAGCGTCCTCACATCAACGAGCAAAAATAGCGTGTGAAACTCCGAGGAGTGCAGCTCTCAACGATCCATCACCAGAGTGAACAATGTTTCTAGTATTCCCAGTTTCTGTACTTAATCCACGGGGAGGAACTTTAACCAAGAAAATCACCTGGTTGCGTTTCTGCTTCAGTGAGAAGATTACGATCTccgtttgtttttcttttattttatttttggaaaacgGTTGCTAACAGGTTTAAACGTTGCACCGGATGACCTCCCTCCCAGATGGTTTGTTTAGACGAGGACGTCTTTCCATCATTGATTTTGTTATGTTAGGACCACAAACGTCTGGTGTTTGATTGAGATTTTATATGATGGATCAACACAAACTAATGCATAGCTCTGTAGTCGAAGGAAAAGAGTGCATGGCTTCCTAAATGCTccaccaaataaaaatctgcacgTCTTACAAAGTAAGTCCCTATCAGCTTCCAGAGAGAGAAATGTGCTCCCTTCCTCACCACTTGGTCTCGATTGGATTTaagcctggactttgactgggccattctaacacatgattatcctttgatctaaaccactcTGTTGTATAACAGTCAAGATGCTCAGGGTTATTGTCGTGCTAGAAGATGAATTTTGCCCTAGGGTCAAGCTTTTAGCAGCTTTTaacagtctttgtttttatctgatgatCTCTGGCAAAACTCTGAATGGCAatcagaacagctgcatttttacagagattaaattacacagttTCACACTCTTAATGATTAGGGGACTTCTGAAGGCAAATTACTTGCACTAGATTTCATTTAGATTTCATGAGAGTAAAGAATGGTCTAAATATAAAATGCCACACTTCAGGATTTTGAAGGGAATAAAAATTAGGAACTGTGTATCCAAAGCTGGCCCAATATTGTAAATTAAACTTGTGGCATCACACTGCAGCTATGTTAAGACAACAATTCATTAAAGTATTTGTTGTACTTGTACAAAGTAAACAattcatttcaatattaaatttgaacttcacaccattaattttttttttctgaaaccgTCAAACAAGTTTTGCAATCCTCTCTTTTCagtaaacaacaataaatttatttgatggTCTGTAAGCGTGGGAGTCCCCTGAGGGTTAAGGGCCCCATGAGCAGCAAAGCATCCTTAAGTTCTTTCACTATTTGGTCATTCAAATAAAATCGATTGTCATCTGTCTAATGTCACAAGACCGTGAGAGATTCAAAATACTTTTGCGGTGTAGCACACTGCAATAGACATAGACTTCCCCCTGTGAAAAAGGACAGTTCCGATTGACAGTTCCTGTCTTCCCTGAAAACCAGAGTTGCATCTGTGTATGTACATACAACTCACCTCAACTGTCTGACACTCCAGGCAAAAAGTATCAAGTGTTacctaaacaacaacaacgccTAGCGACAATGACGACAGTGGATTTGGAGGGAAAAGTGGTGTTAAAAGTTTGGCGGTCACTTTGCGCGCGCGCTCCCCCTTTCACTCGCTAATGAGAATGATAATTTGTGGCTCCTCTGATGACCCCGACCTCCCTTCCCCTTCAATAGTGACTTCTCCCAAGGGACGCGACTGCGCACATCCCCAAGGGACATCCAGCCCTCTGTTGGAATCCTTTTCATCGCTGGGGACGGATTCCCGCGTTTCGTTTTCTATAACGCCTGAAAATGCGGATTTTCAGGCGGTTGAGCAGAACTTCTCAGGTCGTGGGTTCAAATGTGTAACACTTAGAGGCTTAGCTGTATAGAGCGCATTGAAGCGTTTTCTTTATGGGTTACAGTTCCGTTATGcaatcactgcaaaaaaaaaaaaaataaaaaataaaaaaaataaaaataaaaaaaagacccatatatcaatttattttcaaaacagaacacaaGTTATTATGAAATAGTATAACTTCCCCACAACCACTGGATCCAAACCTCACGTTGACATCGAACCAGGAGCACTCGGCGTCCACGCGCGCGTGTGTTCGCCTCCTCACCTCCGCAGAGCAGCTCCACGACCCAGCCAGTCAGCGGGGAATTACTGAGTGGCACCGCGCCAGGCCGCAGGCAGACTAGTTCGCTCGGTTCTCACGACCTCAGCTCCATAAAGGCATCTCTGAACTGTTAACTCAGACGCGAAGGAGGAGGAACGACCGCAGAACCCACACATGCTGCCAACTGGTGTTTCAGTATGCCTCCGCGCAGGAGGAAGCTGCTGAAGCGTCACTTGCTGCGGAGTTTCGGTATGCCAGTTACTGGCGGTGTCATCTGCAGGGCACCGGCGCGCTGGAGGGTGAAAGCCAGAAAGCAAGTACACGAGTGAACAAGAGGAGTCCAGCTGCAAAGAAACACGTATTAAAACCAGGAGCTGTGAGAAATTACCACCATACGTCATTTCAGCATGTGAAACGTTCAAATATGCAAAGATTCCTGAACATACATTTATGCTGAAGGTTTCATAGAGAACTTCAACCTCAGTCTAAAATCGTTTAACGGAGGTTGGTTCTAGGGCTGTcctgattattttgtttgattgtttgttGATTTCTGGTTCAGTACAGCTATGCAGTAACTCTGGACATGTACCCCGTTCCTTTTAAAGCAAAGCCGCCCCATAGCATGACTCtaccatcaccatgtttcacaatgGAGACTGGGTTTTCAGAGAGGCATCTGTTTTCCAACACAAAATTTTGCCTGAAATGCCACGAGAGTTAATTTCAGCCTCATGTGATGAAAACTCAAGAGATGCATACTAACAGGCTAATATTAATACCAACAGTACTATacggataataataataataataataataataataataataataataataataataataataataataataataataataataataataatgagaaatTATTGGACAATATTGTCCATATAAGAACAAATGTGAGAAATTCATATACACATCATCCCAAAGTATAATGATGTCGCCGTTGTGGTGGCATAATattaataagaataagaataattcAATCATATTCTGCTTATGAGCCACTCTACAACGGTCTTCCAAGGTAAAAgcctaaatatatatatatatatatgtatgtatgtatatatatatatatatatatatatatatatatatatatatatatatatatatatatatgtatgtatgtatgttttgaAGTATGAGAGTCACAGAGAGAGCTGTGGCTCCAGGAATAGACTCTCTTTCTTCAGGTCTGAGTTGGCCATGCGCGTCCAAGGCAGTGCGCCGGTGGAGTATTAAATGTTGAGGGCTTTTGACCGGCGGTCACCGCGCTGTAACTTAATCCGAAGTTAAGGGGCACGCTGACCGCAGGTGGCTGACACACGGCCAGCGCAACGCCGCCTGAAACAGAAGCACTGCCCCTCAGTTCCGGACACTTCCTAACGAGGGAAATATTGCTTTACGTAGGAAGAAACGGAAGAGAAGCGGGGACTTTAAGGGCGCATGAACATTGGACTGTGAGGAAGAAAGACTTCAATCTTATTTCAAATCTTCCACATCCTGCAACAGGTTTTATCTGTTCCGATATTCAAGCTCAGtggcgagaaaaaaaaagttgaaaaaaataataaataaataaataaataaataaataaataaataaaagttccCTCGTTCTCTCGTTTATCGAGACAGGCACACAGGGAGCGGAATTGAACAATCGGTGCACAAAAGAAAGCGAGGATCCTTCCATATTCTTTCACTGAGGCAATCTGTTAGTGACATTAACCCCTGAGCGCATTTCCCAGGCTCATGAATGGGGTTTAAGACTTCTTAAACCTCCCGCTGCATACAGGATGAGACCCCctttcaaacttttaattaCCTTTATAGCAATAGAAAAATGCGCCCTCCATTGTCCCCAGGGACCAGTCTCTAAAGGGCCATATGTAAGGAGGTCCCGCCAAACTGGTGACAAGGTGCCACTTGAGACTTTGGACcttaaatctgaaatatgatCCCTTTGACTTTTACgcacaaaatgtaacttttacttACGACAAAAAAAGGCATGACAAAGGCAAACTGAagacattcttcttttttttttaaagtctcatTTATTTAAACCCTGGGTTACCACCCaacttcagtttcttttcttttaaacacaaaacagaatataaaacaGCTTTGGTATAACAATCAATAACAGCTCTGTACAAAACTAAATCTTTTCATAAAAAGTACTTCATAACAAAGGCCTCCTATAAATCTTATGTCTGAACCTTATAACCGACATCCAAATGTTGGAGTtaacaataaattagaatttaaaaaaaacaaaaaacaagacatgcgctgtttttatgtttgttttgttgtagttttgttttttctttttttgttttttagcaacatttgttccataaAACGAAACATTCAGAACTAGCAAGGGGAGCTTGAGTGGTTAAAGTTGCCATCCTGGAGAGGAAAAGTCGCAGGCTGAACCCCgcaacaaatgtgtaaaagtttcaGGTAAAACTTTCATCTGGGAAAGTTTGCGAGTGTCTGGTCCCCTTTCTGTGTGAGTTACCAAGGCCGCCACACCGCTTCACTGCTCTCCGCGCCGGCGTTCACCCCCACCGGGCTGACCACCTGGGACACCCCGGAGAAGGACGTCATCCCGTGCACTGGAGACGCTGCCGTCGGCGCGGAGCTGCCGTGCACCGGACTGGCGTTCACCGCGATAGGCACCCCGGCGTTGGAGAAGAGGGGGATAACAGGAGAGGTGGTGGCGGTGGAGGCGAAGGGCGGGTTGGGGATCAGAAAGGCGAACTGTCCGTCTGTTGCGGGAACCAGCTGGAACCCGCCGAACACCTTGGGAGAGACGGCTTCTACGGGACTGAGCTTGGAGCTGATGGGCAGGGTGGACGGGAGCTGCACATGGAGGGGCTGGGCCAGGTGCGCCGGCTGGGACGGTGCCTGCTGCGGGTACGTCACGGACATCATCTGACCCATGCAGCTGGACAGATGGCCGAGGAGCCGCGACCTCACCTCGGCGTTCACCCCCTCTGAAGTGGACAGGAAGCGGGTCACCTCGTTCATGCACTCGTTGAATCCGGCTCTGTATTTGCTCATCACTGTCGCATCTGCTGAGAGCGCTGCTGGCACagaccaagaagaagaagaagaaaaaaaaagttttagtggCGTGTTTGTGGCTGCCTCTGCTTAAAGTGGGGTTTAATCAAGCATCCCGACACACACGTGCAAGAATAAGTAAACTTACCGCTCATCTGCATGCGCTGCAGGTTCCTCAAGTGCTTTACCGTCATCTCCAGGATGTCTGCCTTTTCCAGTTTGGAGTGTCTGGAGCTCTGCATGAGGGAGCAGGGAGAGTTTAGACTACATCTAAGCACATTCCTCATTGAAGAGAAGCGTTTCCACTGAACTTACATCTTTCTTAAGTGCGTCCAGGATGAGGGTCTTTAGCTGCGAAAGGCTTTCGTTTATTCTCGCCCTCCGTCGTTTTTCCATAATGGGTTTAGATGACTGTAAAGAAACCGAGAAGTTCTCTCGTAAATATTTCCGCACAGTTTCTATCAGCCCGAACTATTACACAGGATGACAGCCGGACAAATTAAAAACCGTGTTCCAAGTCTTACCTTTCTGTGCTCGCTGGCATTTTTTGGTTTGTCCGGTGTGTGTGATCCGTTGGCAGGAGCTCCGGCGATGGGAGACGCCGTCTGCTTTTCCATAGTGTCAGCTGGCATTATGGATCACAGCAGGTTCaaagtgataataaaaaaacaagcaacgcGAAGAAGTAAATCCTCTTAGAAATCGCAGcgagggattaaaaaaaaacagcagcaacaaaaaaaaaaaaatcacgcaACGCCACTGCAGAACATCAAAGTTCCGTCTGAACTGTTCCGCTCGTTATCGCCGAGCTgtcatccagaaccagagcgCGTTCGAACCGTGCGTGGCGCCGCGAGCATCGACTTCTCTACGCCTTGTGCCGCCGACACGCGCTGCTGCGGTACTTATAGGCGGCTCGCGTGCTCCCAGTTCGTGTGAAACCCTCTCTGCATTCTTTCCCACACTCGCCTCAGCCAATAGCAGAGAGGACTCACCCTTTGGGCGCGGGGCAGACCGCTGATTGGACAACACCCCCGCGGGCCGTCAGTCACGCGCTGCTCAATCAGCCCTGCGGGGACAAACAACAAAGCGAGAGCGGAGCCGGGTGGTGAAGTGATAAGGAGGGGGGAATTCGCTGCATGTTTGCCTCCAACTTTGCTCCTTACTCgtcaaaaatcttaaaactcCCTGAGATATTAAagtgagtgtgtttgtttggaGAGAATGCAGTTTGACTTTTACCAGGATAAATTTTGCgaaaaaggtaaacaaagtAATAGctaaacaacatattttgtatGAGTGGATGTTAATGTTCAGCTTTCCCGTAAGAAATAATGCGCTTCACTGACGTCTTGCATGTTACAgtgtatataatttttaattgtttatttaaaaagcctaTGTAACTAATAAATCCCTTTAAGCTTGAAAACAAATGCGCTGTCCATCTATTTTAGGAATCCTCATGCGCCTCCGAGGAGACGTCTGTAATGGCACGCGAGGCGGTCCGCAGCAGCACGCTCCAAGCCAATGGCGTGCAGCCACTTTACACAAATGAGGCAGCGCGCTCTCCGATTGGCTGCGCCAACACCTCTGTGTCAATCATCCTGGAGCGGGAGCAGCTAGCGGAGGTGGAGGGCGAGAGGGCCACATCTGTCCGCGTGCCATTCGCGCACAGTTTCTTCTACGGTTTGCACCGAGCACGTGCCAAAACTCGCAGATTACAGAGCAATGGCCTATAAAAAAACCCAAGGATGGCAGTCTGGACACTTTGCAGTTATGgagaataaaatagaatagaatagaatagaatagaatagaatagaatagaatagaatagaatagaatagagaGGCAGAAGTCTACCTTGCCATATTCTTATGAACGTGAGTTCACGTTCATCATTTCCagactaagatttttttttttaaataaaataactgaaatgtcTCCCCAAGGGTTTCCTAACATTGTGTCtttgtagatatattttttgAGTCAAGGTGAAGCAGGATATTAAATGCTTAGTATTGCCTTCAAAATACATAGTTTACACACGTTTGTTTCTCAGCATTCCATTTCATTgtatggatttttattttcagtaaagaGAGAGAGGGCGCCATCTTGTGGCTTAAAGTAAAAATGCGAATGAGCTTTCGTCTGTTCTTAAAACACAATCCGATTTTGAAAAAGAATTACGTTTAAAGTTGATTTCTTTATAAACTTTATGTTAAtccaatttagattttattattttactggtAATATTGTTGAacaattgttgttttgtttgtgtgtgtgtgtgtgtgtgtgtttgtgggcgTGTGGGGCTAATTTCAGATATGACCaaaattgttttcaacaaattgTATTTTCTCAGTAGTGAAGCTCcaattgatttggaaaatctTGAATCTTTTCCCTTGGTGAGAcgttcttttattttgtcacttatTTTCCAAATCGATAAGGATCTGTAAAAAAGATATCCAAAGATCGTCTTCAAATTACCACAAGATGGCGCTTCCTTGACTTCATTgactttcaaattaaattgaaaaatgtgcagtaaatttgaacaattttggAAGACGTTTATAACTTGTAGTCATAGAGATCACTATTATATTTCCCTTATCTTTAAGATTCACTTTGTTTAAAATCTGCTAATTTGAAtctataaaatttgttttaagtatatttaattgTAGCTAAATGCcatttaaagtgtatttaatACATCTGCGTGCTAAAATCCAGCAAATATGTGCTGtagaacaaatcaaaacataacTCAGTGCTACTTTATCAATTTGATAAGTAGGTTATATTGCTCTACAAATGCACTTAAATGTACTGTAAGCATGTCACTAATatataagaaataaaagtgttaagttttcattaaaataatggTTATAATAAATCTAGATCTCAGTTCTTACATGTCAAGATAGTTTATTACTCTATACATATTTTACAGTGacaaaaattaatacatttagaAAGAACAAAGATGGATGCTATGTAGCTACTTACTTTCATcttcagaaaaagtaaaataatagtaataataatttgaacacatgaaattgaaattgaagATAAAAAGTGTTCAAAAGCATGAATGTCAATTTACATATTTCTTCAGCACTGCAGACATTTTACTATATCGTCGCATTCCTTTGCCAATCACCCcctctttctttccaaaaggtgtttcaaaaaataagaaaacaacacttttggcaaaagaaaatgagttaggtcattatttttaggaaggtgacaatatgtAGCAGTGTCTAATGATTTATAGAGAAAAATCTAATCATGCATGTGGTTAATCTCTGCCAGTAGCTGAACATCCTGTGGAGATCCTAAATGTGAATGTAGTAAATCAGATGTCCTCATTCTCCAAAGTTTATGTATGATAATGTGTGTAACATGACAGAGTGGGAGATCCTACAAGATATAAGCATACTATCTTTGTTTACAGCATAAAATATCCAAGATGAACAATTAAAGATTCCTTTAGGCGAAACAGTGAGGAAACACCAACTTAGAGTGAGAAAGAACTGAAATGCTACTCATCTGAGTTTGTGAAAATGGTAATAGCTTTTGAAATGCTTGAGCTTAAACtaagactgaaatgttttgtttaaaaaaaaataaaaaatcagtatCATGTCCTATGAGGACTGAAGAAGGTATAATCACATGCATTTATcctaaaaggaaacaaaaagttcTCAAGGTAAGGGTTTTACCTAACAGGAAGTGATCATTTCTTTAAAGAGCATTCATTTTAACATGTTCAGACACACATCTAAATAACCAGTTTATCATAACAGCTTCAGAGTAATACACGTGCAGACAATTTCAAACTGACCCACCGTTAGTACAGACCTGACACTCtactgaaaacattaaaagattcGGCATCTAAATAAGGCAGACACATGTTTAGCTTTCAGTCTCACATCAAGGAAGACCAAGATTTGTGCTCTAAATGTTTATTGAGAATCACACAGTTTTGCTTTCAACATCAAGTTGAACAATTTCGCTAAGATTATTTGATAAATTTACACCATCTGACAACATTTTTGAAGCTATTTTATGCTACGTGGgcacaaaataaatggaaaccGAAAGTGTCAATAATAAGTAAAATttgaaactgatcaaattacCCGGAAAACAGATTCAGCATCTATCTCCTCAAGCCTGCAGTCCCGACTGAAACTGGCAGCAGCGGATTTGCATGTTAAACCAACAGATCCCTTTTAATAATAGAACCA encodes:
- the her9 gene encoding hairy-related 9 isoform X1, translating into MPADTMEKQTASPIAGAPANGSHTPDKPKNASEHRKSSKPIMEKRRRARINESLSQLKTLILDALKKDSSRHSKLEKADILEMTVKHLRNLQRMQMSAALSADATVMSKYRAGFNECMNEVTRFLSTSEGVNAEVRSRLLGHLSSCMGQMMSVTYPQQAPSQPAHLAQPLHVQLPSTLPISSKLSPVEAVSPKVFGGFQLVPATDGQFAFLIPNPPFASTATTSPVIPLFSNAGVPIAVNASPVHGSSAPTAASPVHGMTSFSGVSQVVSPVGVNAGAESSEAVWRPW
- the her9 gene encoding hairy-related 9 isoform X2; translated protein: MPADTMEKQTASPIAGAPANGSHTPDKPKNASEHRKSSKPIMEKRRRARINESLSQLKTLILDALKKDSSRHSKLEKADILEMTVKHLRNLQRMQMSALSADATVMSKYRAGFNECMNEVTRFLSTSEGVNAEVRSRLLGHLSSCMGQMMSVTYPQQAPSQPAHLAQPLHVQLPSTLPISSKLSPVEAVSPKVFGGFQLVPATDGQFAFLIPNPPFASTATTSPVIPLFSNAGVPIAVNASPVHGSSAPTAASPVHGMTSFSGVSQVVSPVGVNAGAESSEAVWRPW